The proteins below are encoded in one region of Arenibacter algicola:
- the bshC gene encoding bacillithiol biosynthesis cysteine-adding enzyme BshC, protein MEVECIPFKKTGYFSNLICDYLDAKESLSPFYERPPQIDQYAEQIRAKQNFPSSHREVLFSVLKNQYREIDISEDTKVNISLLREASTYTVVTGHQLNLFTGPLYFLYKIISTINLTKELKLTNPENNFVPIYWMATEDHDFDEINYFNFRGKKLQWNKNASGAVGPLATDGLESILEAFSNEMGNSINASKLKEWFRKAYLEHDNLTDATRFLANELFGEHGLVILDGNDAALKRLMVPIVKRDLLENASYNKVSETIEQLQLLPENYGIQVNPREINYFYLLDGVRERIVGQDGRFYVNDTKIEFSQEEILKELENYPERFSPNVITRPLYQEVILPNLCYIGGGGELAYWLQLKAMFTEMKVPFPILLLRNSALVITGKQMEKLKRMNISLADIFLNQSSFINKKIREISNIDIDFTPQKKYLQEQFRELYDLAAQTDASFVGAVKAQEVKQLKGLDNLQGRLLKAQKRKLQDHVVRMTEIQNQLFPNKSLQERNLNFSELYLEYGERLIPHLMKALRPLSGEFSIVKMD, encoded by the coding sequence ATGGAAGTCGAATGTATACCCTTTAAAAAAACTGGTTATTTTTCCAATTTGATATGTGATTATCTGGATGCGAAGGAATCTTTGTCCCCTTTTTATGAAAGGCCGCCCCAAATTGATCAGTATGCCGAGCAGATAAGGGCCAAGCAAAATTTTCCAAGTTCCCATCGTGAAGTTCTGTTTTCGGTTCTTAAAAATCAATATAGGGAAATTGACATTTCGGAGGATACCAAGGTAAATATATCGCTACTCAGGGAGGCCTCAACATATACAGTGGTAACAGGGCATCAATTAAATTTATTTACGGGACCGTTATATTTTTTATACAAGATCATTTCTACCATCAATTTGACCAAGGAATTAAAGCTTACCAATCCCGAAAATAACTTTGTGCCTATTTATTGGATGGCGACCGAGGATCATGATTTTGATGAAATAAATTACTTCAATTTTAGGGGGAAAAAATTACAGTGGAATAAAAATGCTTCAGGTGCGGTTGGGCCGTTGGCAACCGATGGACTGGAATCTATCCTGGAAGCTTTTTCCAATGAAATGGGCAATAGTATAAATGCCAGTAAGCTTAAGGAATGGTTTAGAAAGGCCTATTTGGAACATGATAATCTTACCGATGCTACCCGTTTTTTGGCCAATGAACTTTTTGGTGAACACGGCTTGGTTATTTTGGATGGCAACGATGCGGCCTTGAAGCGCTTGATGGTGCCTATTGTGAAGCGTGATTTGTTGGAAAACGCTTCTTACAATAAGGTAAGTGAAACTATAGAGCAACTACAGCTACTACCGGAGAATTACGGTATACAGGTTAATCCTAGGGAAATCAATTATTTTTATTTGTTGGATGGTGTCCGGGAGAGAATTGTGGGGCAGGATGGCAGATTTTATGTAAACGACACTAAAATTGAATTTAGCCAAGAGGAAATTCTAAAAGAATTGGAGAATTACCCTGAACGTTTTTCGCCCAATGTAATTACCAGACCTCTTTACCAGGAAGTAATATTGCCCAATTTGTGTTATATAGGAGGCGGCGGTGAATTGGCGTATTGGCTGCAATTGAAAGCTATGTTTACGGAAATGAAGGTGCCCTTTCCAATATTATTGCTCCGTAATTCGGCCTTGGTCATTACTGGCAAGCAGATGGAGAAATTAAAGCGGATGAACATTTCCCTTGCCGATATATTTTTAAATCAAAGTAGTTTTATTAATAAGAAGATCAGGGAAATTTCCAATATTGATATTGACTTTACCCCACAAAAAAAATATTTACAGGAGCAATTCAGGGAATTGTATGATCTGGCAGCCCAAACGGATGCTTCTTTTGTAGGAGCTGTGAAAGCCCAGGAGGTAAAACAATTAAAGGGATTGGACAATTTACAAGGAAGATTGCTTAAGGCACAAAAAAGGAAGTTGCAGGACCATGTGGTGCGTATGACCGAAATTCAGAATCAACTTTTTCCCAATAAATCACTTCAAGAACGCAACCTTAACTTCTCGGAACTTTATCTAGAGTATGGAGAGCGCTTGATTCCACATTTAATGAAAGCGCTTAGGCCGCTTTCGGGAGAATTTTCTATTGTAAAAATGGATTGA
- a CDS encoding pyridoxal phosphate-dependent decarboxylase family protein: MHKVDFEMVEMTLDVMKYAIGRITHPAPELGKPKKEEELKTLVGETITPDGIGGERAFQLFKEVLIKATVPIDHPRHLAFVPASPTRAAVMFDLVTSASSIHGAYWMEGAGGIFCENEAMKWLVSLTGLPKGSFGVFTSGGTAANLSAMVTARENWRKNPANINKKGLIITSSGAHSSVKSMAKVIDCDVLLVETEEQMTAEALNNSINSLDAQQRDRLFAVVATGGTTNAGIIDDLSGIAEICGTQNLWFHVDAAYGGGALASKLARPLFQGIEKADSITIDPHKWLFSPYDCGAIIYKNPELAKEVHSQEGSYLEIFKDEGAHGFNPSDYQIQLTRRVRGLPLWFSLAMHGTDKYSWAVDQGIGLANLAGELIEKHPLVELVREPSLSCVLFRRKGWLPQDYTHWTYKNHREGFALVTPTKYRQKGVYETVARFCFINPDTTEKDISMILDSMA, translated from the coding sequence ATGCACAAAGTAGACTTCGAAATGGTGGAGATGACGCTGGATGTCATGAAATACGCCATTGGTCGAATTACCCATCCGGCTCCAGAGTTGGGCAAGCCCAAAAAGGAAGAGGAGTTAAAGACCTTGGTAGGGGAAACGATAACTCCTGACGGAATTGGAGGGGAAAGGGCCTTTCAATTGTTTAAAGAGGTACTTATAAAAGCTACGGTACCTATTGATCATCCCAGACATCTGGCATTTGTACCGGCCTCACCTACACGGGCGGCGGTCATGTTCGACCTGGTAACTTCGGCATCGAGCATTCACGGCGCTTATTGGATGGAAGGGGCCGGCGGAATATTTTGTGAGAACGAGGCCATGAAATGGTTGGTGTCCCTAACGGGCTTGCCAAAGGGATCGTTCGGGGTATTTACCAGTGGAGGTACGGCCGCTAATTTATCTGCCATGGTAACGGCCAGGGAAAATTGGCGGAAGAATCCAGCAAATATCAATAAAAAAGGGTTGATCATAACTTCTTCAGGGGCGCACTCATCAGTAAAATCTATGGCCAAGGTTATAGATTGTGATGTGCTTTTGGTGGAAACCGAGGAACAGATGACTGCAGAGGCCCTAAATAATAGCATAAATTCCTTGGATGCCCAACAAAGAGACAGGTTATTCGCTGTTGTGGCAACTGGAGGCACCACGAATGCAGGTATTATAGATGATTTGTCCGGTATTGCGGAAATTTGTGGGACGCAAAATCTTTGGTTCCATGTTGATGCTGCCTATGGAGGTGGCGCCTTGGCCTCCAAATTGGCCCGGCCATTGTTCCAAGGTATAGAAAAGGCGGATAGTATAACCATTGATCCGCATAAATGGCTTTTCTCGCCCTATGATTGTGGTGCCATAATTTATAAGAATCCGGAATTGGCCAAGGAAGTTCATTCGCAGGAAGGTTCCTATTTGGAAATATTTAAGGATGAAGGCGCCCATGGTTTTAATCCTTCGGACTATCAAATACAGTTGACACGTAGGGTAAGGGGCTTACCGCTTTGGTTTTCACTGGCCATGCACGGGACCGATAAATATTCCTGGGCCGTTGATCAGGGTATTGGGTTGGCCAATTTGGCAGGGGAACTAATAGAAAAGCATCCCTTGGTAGAATTGGTAAGGGAGCCCAGTCTTTCCTGTGTACTGTTTAGAAGAAAGGGATGGCTACCTCAAGATTATACCCATTGGACCTATAAAAATCACAGGGAAGGTTTTGCGCTGGTGACTCCGACCAAGTATAGGCAAAAGGGTGTTTACGAAACTGTGGCACGTTTTTGTTTTATTAACCCGGATACAACAGAGAAGGATATCTCAATGATATTGGATTCTATGGCCTAG
- a CDS encoding pyridoxamine 5'-phosphate oxidase family protein has product MATVYLEEIREELQKGPTEKDHPFRFFTLATVGLDQVARLRTVVLRDVSDNLKLTFYTDKRSKKITHIKENKRVSLLLYHPAKLLQLKIEGTATYKDDEGTKEKYWGKLDSYAKKQYTTSRSPGSNLINPQNLEYLSEENHFCLVEIIPYKIEYLKLSQPNHIRVRFSKVGILWESEYLVP; this is encoded by the coding sequence ATGGCCACCGTTTACTTAGAAGAAATAAGGGAAGAGCTACAAAAGGGACCCACGGAAAAAGACCATCCTTTCCGATTTTTTACGCTTGCCACCGTAGGACTGGATCAGGTTGCCCGTTTGCGGACCGTTGTCTTACGGGATGTTTCCGATAATCTAAAACTGACCTTTTACACCGATAAGCGCTCCAAAAAAATTACACATATAAAAGAAAATAAAAGGGTAAGCCTACTCCTATACCATCCTGCCAAATTACTCCAATTGAAGATTGAAGGCACGGCAACCTACAAAGATGATGAGGGCACCAAAGAGAAATATTGGGGCAAACTGGATAGCTACGCAAAAAAACAATATACAACAAGTAGGTCTCCTGGGAGTAATTTAATCAATCCACAGAATTTGGAATATTTAAGTGAAGAAAATCATTTCTGTCTGGTAGAGATTATACCCTACAAAATTGAATATCTAAAATTAAGTCAACCTAATCACATAAGGGTCCGGTTCTCCAAAGTTGGTATTCTGTGGGAAAGTGAGTATCTGGTACCTTAG
- the guaA gene encoding glutamine-hydrolyzing GMP synthase, which translates to MQNNVLILDFGSQYTQLIARRVRELNIFCEIKPYNHLPEDLSEYKAVILSGSPFSVRGDDAPHPDLSQIKGKKPLLAVCYGAQYLAHFNGGNVAPSNTREYGRAKLSFIDHSESFFEGISEGSQVWMSHSDTIKELPEGAIKLASTHDVENAAYKLKGEDTYAIQFHPEVYHTTDGKKLLENFLVHIAGVAQTWTPDSFVETTVAELKAKIGDEKVILGLSGGVDSTVAAVLLHKAIGKHLHCIFVNNGLLRKNEFQSVLDQYEGMGLNVKGVDASARFLDSLEGESDPEKKRKAIGRVFIEVFDDESHLVEDAKWLAQGTIYPDVIESVSATGGPSATIKSHHNVGGLPDYMKLKVVEPLRMLFKDEVRRVGASLGIDKELLGRHPFPGPGLAIRILGDITREKVAILQEVDAIFINGLKEWGLYDKVWQAGAMLLPVNSVGVMGDERTYEKCVALRAVESTDGMTADWVNLPYEFLQKTSNDIINKVRGVNRVVYDISSKPPATIEWE; encoded by the coding sequence ATGCAAAATAACGTCCTCATATTAGATTTTGGTTCCCAATATACGCAGCTCATCGCTAGAAGGGTCAGGGAACTCAATATTTTCTGCGAAATTAAACCGTACAACCACTTGCCCGAAGATTTATCGGAATACAAAGCAGTGATACTTTCTGGATCGCCGTTTTCGGTAAGGGGAGATGATGCACCACATCCTGATTTATCACAAATTAAAGGAAAAAAGCCTCTGTTGGCCGTTTGTTACGGAGCCCAATATTTGGCACACTTTAACGGTGGCAATGTAGCTCCTTCCAATACCCGTGAATACGGCAGGGCAAAATTGTCCTTTATAGATCACAGTGAATCCTTTTTTGAAGGTATTTCTGAAGGTAGCCAGGTTTGGATGAGCCATAGTGATACCATAAAGGAATTGCCCGAAGGAGCCATTAAACTGGCAAGCACACATGATGTTGAAAATGCAGCCTATAAGCTAAAAGGTGAAGATACCTATGCCATACAATTTCACCCGGAAGTGTATCATACTACCGATGGGAAAAAGTTGTTGGAAAACTTTTTGGTCCATATAGCCGGGGTGGCCCAGACCTGGACCCCAGACTCCTTTGTTGAAACTACCGTTGCGGAATTAAAGGCCAAAATTGGTGATGAAAAGGTGATACTTGGCCTATCTGGAGGAGTGGATTCCACTGTGGCGGCAGTCTTGTTGCACAAAGCAATCGGAAAACATCTTCACTGTATTTTCGTAAATAATGGATTGTTGCGGAAAAATGAGTTCCAATCGGTGTTGGACCAATATGAAGGAATGGGCCTAAATGTGAAGGGTGTTGATGCTTCGGCACGTTTTTTGGACAGCTTGGAAGGAGAAAGCGATCCAGAGAAGAAAAGAAAGGCCATAGGAAGGGTTTTTATAGAGGTCTTTGATGATGAATCACACTTGGTGGAAGATGCAAAATGGTTGGCACAGGGGACTATTTATCCTGATGTTATAGAGTCTGTCTCTGCCACTGGAGGTCCGTCAGCGACCATTAAAAGCCATCATAATGTAGGTGGATTGCCAGATTATATGAAGTTGAAGGTCGTGGAGCCCTTGCGAATGTTGTTTAAGGACGAGGTTAGGCGCGTAGGTGCCAGTTTGGGAATAGATAAGGAATTGTTGGGTAGACATCCTTTCCCGGGACCAGGCTTGGCCATCCGTATCCTCGGGGATATTACTCGCGAGAAAGTGGCTATTTTACAGGAAGTAGATGCCATTTTTATCAACGGATTAAAGGAATGGGGGCTTTATGATAAGGTTTGGCAAGCGGGAGCTATGCTTTTGCCTGTCAATAGTGTTGGCGTAATGGGGGATGAACGGACCTATGAGAAATGTGTAGCTTTAAGAGCCGTAGAAAGTACGGACGGTATGACGGCAGATTGGGTAAATTTACCCTATGAGTTCCTGCAAAAAACCTCCAACGACATTATAAATAAGGTTAGGGGTGTAAATAGAGTGGTTTATGATATTAGTTCCAAACCACCGGCAACTATCGAATGGGAATAA
- a CDS encoding LysM peptidoglycan-binding domain-containing protein, protein MKIYRKVILTTFLLMLVSINAVAQKFTTHSVKAGETLESIAKRYNVSEQGILNYNKEIKKGQALRANTILVIPSANGAAVKKDSVSEVNTLLQALQGDESATQQREPIGYTSHRTKRKETLFGISKQYNISEDEIKRYNKELYSVQLKKGMILKIPKYKRVDPSEKAYIEENYEIYTVQPKETRWSIANKYGITIDSLLVLNPKLSKITDYLSSGQELLLPKILGSSIKDQETQLYNSYTVPAKQTFYSLEKKFGLTANEIIALNPEIKERGGLKEGMVLRIPAKKVETGEVNIENYNFYEVKPKQTEFSLTRKFGVTYKELLELNPELKDGLKAGMVLKLPKAQTGNFDVKNALILDKINLRDSINILNRPKLVFLLPFRLDRLDLNNNESTKSAIENRKDVKYSLGLYSGAMVALDSIAKLGISVDVKTYDTQLDMNRTKGILQKENLIGVSAIFGPLEAKSLKEVALQASEYGVPVVAPLTDKSDLSLNNVFFALPSEKVMEEHMMTYVEGLRTKENVIIIADQKNKPTESALLMKFPGAKIVALKEDRTVDIDKISKILSMETENWVFLETDQANVVYHVGSLLNSLISKEIGIRLFTTDKNKAFDSEIVSYSHLSNLRFTYPSASREIGENSFVQSYRKKYGADPDAYAIRGFDLTYDLLLKLAYKNDLVIASKLVGETEYVGNKFNFNKDISSGYYNRASYILGYENMNIIELKD, encoded by the coding sequence GTGAAAATATATAGAAAAGTAATATTGACAACATTTTTATTAATGTTGGTGAGCATCAATGCAGTTGCGCAAAAATTTACTACCCATTCCGTTAAAGCGGGTGAAACTTTGGAAAGTATCGCAAAAAGATACAATGTTAGCGAGCAAGGAATATTAAATTACAACAAGGAGATAAAAAAAGGTCAGGCCTTAAGAGCCAATACCATTTTAGTAATACCATCGGCCAATGGCGCGGCTGTAAAAAAAGATAGTGTTTCAGAAGTAAACACCTTATTGCAAGCGTTACAGGGCGATGAGTCCGCTACTCAACAACGCGAACCTATAGGTTATACCTCACATAGGACCAAAAGAAAGGAAACCTTGTTTGGTATTTCCAAACAGTACAATATCTCGGAGGATGAAATTAAACGGTACAACAAAGAGTTGTACTCCGTTCAATTGAAAAAGGGCATGATTCTTAAGATACCCAAATACAAAAGGGTAGACCCGTCCGAAAAGGCATACATTGAAGAAAATTATGAAATCTATACAGTACAACCCAAAGAAACCCGTTGGAGTATCGCCAATAAATATGGGATTACTATAGATAGTTTATTGGTATTAAACCCTAAATTGTCCAAAATAACCGATTACCTTTCTTCTGGGCAGGAGCTTTTATTACCAAAGATATTGGGGAGCTCAATTAAGGATCAAGAAACCCAATTGTACAATTCTTACACCGTTCCGGCCAAGCAAACTTTTTATAGTTTGGAGAAAAAATTTGGACTAACGGCCAACGAAATTATAGCCTTGAACCCTGAAATAAAAGAAAGGGGAGGGCTAAAGGAAGGTATGGTATTGAGGATACCTGCGAAGAAGGTGGAGACCGGTGAGGTCAATATAGAGAATTACAATTTTTATGAGGTGAAACCAAAGCAGACCGAGTTTTCACTTACGCGTAAATTTGGGGTTACCTATAAAGAATTATTGGAGCTTAATCCAGAATTAAAAGATGGCTTAAAGGCGGGCATGGTCTTAAAACTACCGAAGGCCCAGACAGGAAATTTTGATGTAAAAAATGCCCTGATCTTGGATAAGATCAACCTAAGGGACAGTATCAATATATTAAACCGTCCAAAGTTAGTTTTTCTTTTGCCATTCAGATTGGATCGGTTGGATTTAAACAACAACGAGTCCACTAAGAGTGCTATTGAGAACAGAAAGGATGTAAAGTATAGTCTGGGACTCTATTCCGGAGCAATGGTTGCCTTGGATTCCATAGCTAAACTGGGAATCTCCGTGGATGTTAAAACATATGATACCCAATTGGACATGAATCGCACCAAGGGTATACTGCAAAAGGAAAATTTAATCGGGGTATCGGCAATTTTTGGTCCCTTGGAGGCCAAATCTCTAAAGGAGGTAGCGCTGCAAGCCTCGGAATATGGAGTGCCCGTCGTAGCACCCTTAACGGATAAGAGCGACTTGAGTTTGAACAATGTGTTTTTTGCCCTTCCTTCGGAAAAGGTGATGGAAGAACATATGATGACCTATGTTGAAGGATTGAGGACAAAGGAAAACGTAATCATAATTGCAGATCAAAAAAACAAGCCTACCGAATCCGCTTTGTTAATGAAATTTCCCGGGGCCAAAATAGTGGCCTTAAAGGAAGATCGTACGGTGGATATCGATAAAATTTCCAAGATACTTTCTATGGAGACCGAGAACTGGGTGTTTTTGGAAACTGATCAGGCCAATGTGGTTTATCATGTGGGGTCGTTATTAAATTCTTTGATAAGTAAGGAGATTGGCATAAGACTTTTCACAACAGATAAGAACAAGGCTTTTGATAGTGAAATTGTTTCCTATTCACATCTTTCCAATTTGAGGTTTACTTATCCTTCAGCTTCTAGGGAAATTGGAGAGAATAGTTTTGTACAGTCCTATAGAAAGAAATATGGTGCAGACCCGGACGCCTATGCGATACGTGGTTTTGATCTTACTTATGACCTGCTTCTAAAATTGGCCTATAAGAATGATTTGGTTATTGCTTCCAAACTTGTTGGGGAGACCGAATATGTGGGCAACAAATTCAATTTTAATAAAGACATCTCTTCCGGCTATTATAACAGGGCTTCATATATTCTCGGATATGAGAATATGAATATTATAGAACTAAAGGACTAA
- a CDS encoding OsmC family protein → MTSKVTYTGGLRTNCVHIRSGNSFITDAPLDNHGQGQAFSPTDTVATGLASCMFSVMGIKARGLELDLENSTAEVIKHMEADPRRITRIDVKFNMPKIVSDKHRKILEHTARTCPVHYSLHPDILRNITFQWDL, encoded by the coding sequence ATGACCTCGAAAGTAACTTATACCGGTGGACTTAGAACAAACTGTGTACATATAAGATCGGGCAATTCCTTTATTACGGATGCGCCCTTGGATAACCATGGCCAGGGACAGGCATTTTCCCCAACAGATACTGTTGCCACAGGCTTGGCAAGTTGTATGTTTTCCGTTATGGGAATAAAGGCCAGGGGTTTGGAATTGGATTTGGAGAATTCCACTGCCGAAGTTATAAAGCATATGGAGGCCGATCCTAGGCGGATTACCAGGATCGATGTTAAATTTAATATGCCCAAGATAGTTTCTGACAAACACAGAAAAATTTTGGAGCATACGGCACGTACCTGCCCCGTGCATTATAGTTTGCACCCGGACATTTTAAGAAATATTACTTTTCAGTGGGATCTTTAA
- a CDS encoding DUF922 domain-containing protein, protein MGSLKKVVWLAIWLMLHLGYGQEDEVILWSQTKKLAWSDFKDKPSNISNAAAITASGITYSFSAQVTKDKMELDFKVDTHFYPDKSWYKPKLANPIILSHEQLHFDISEVYARKFRQILAKTKFTNNAKSEVKAIYRNILRELNDYQNQYDSETNFSRDTVQQLIWNKKIKKALNN, encoded by the coding sequence GTGGGATCTTTAAAAAAGGTAGTCTGGCTTGCTATTTGGCTCATGCTCCATTTGGGCTATGGTCAGGAAGATGAAGTGATTTTATGGAGTCAGACAAAGAAATTAGCTTGGTCCGATTTCAAGGATAAGCCATCCAATATTTCCAATGCTGCGGCTATTACGGCCAGCGGTATCACCTATAGTTTTTCTGCGCAGGTGACCAAGGATAAAATGGAGCTCGATTTCAAGGTGGATACCCATTTTTATCCGGATAAATCCTGGTACAAGCCTAAATTGGCCAATCCGATCATCTTGAGCCATGAACAATTGCATTTTGATATTTCCGAGGTGTACGCTCGAAAATTTAGGCAAATATTGGCCAAGACCAAATTTACCAATAATGCCAAGTCTGAGGTAAAGGCGATATATAGGAATATACTTCGCGAACTAAACGACTATCAGAACCAATATGATTCCGAGACCAATTTTTCCAGGGATACCGTTCAGCAATTAATCTGGAATAAGAAGATTAAAAAAGCCTTAAACAATTAA
- a CDS encoding IS1182 family transposase: MKRNFKEYNQQQNWLFPPSIEELIPEDHPVRIVNGVIEHLDLKPLIKAYSKDGQPSYHPKMMLKVMVYAYMDNTYSTRKIEKAMRENINFMWLSNKQVADHNTIARFRSQKLKDVFKDIFKQVVLLLAQEGLVKLKEVYTDGTKIESVAGRYTFVWGNALKTQKEKMARQLEEMWEYAQSIADEEDTDPTPPDFKKVDKEKVEKTAQKIDKILKGNPKASSKAKAKARYIAKNFPANLEKYEQQEQLLGNRSSYSKTDPDATFMRMKEDHMKNGQLKPGYNVQISSEDQFIVNYTLHQDTNDIHTLRPHLENYEYLYQNLPETLTADAGYGSQENYELLSEKGIKGYVKFNTFDKEQNKAGKKRKEKAPFHRDQLYYNEKEDHYVCPMGQRMEKIAQATKTTKSGYRQTVSKYSAKNCNGCPIRNVCFKGKYNRVIERNHALEHYKQKAREHLLSEIGEIKRRKRTADVEPVFAHIKSNRNFKRFTHRGLDKVELEFGLHALAHNMRKKSA, translated from the coding sequence ATGAAGCGCAATTTCAAGGAGTACAATCAACAACAAAATTGGCTTTTTCCTCCCTCTATTGAAGAATTAATTCCAGAAGACCATCCGGTTCGGATTGTCAATGGAGTTATCGAACATCTGGATCTAAAGCCACTAATTAAAGCCTATAGTAAAGACGGTCAGCCAAGTTATCATCCAAAGATGATGTTGAAGGTAATGGTCTATGCGTATATGGACAATACCTATTCTACCCGTAAGATAGAAAAGGCCATGCGGGAGAACATTAACTTCATGTGGCTCTCCAATAAGCAGGTGGCTGACCATAATACCATAGCCAGGTTTAGAAGCCAAAAGCTAAAGGATGTTTTCAAAGATATTTTTAAGCAAGTGGTATTATTGCTGGCCCAGGAAGGCCTTGTGAAGTTAAAAGAAGTTTATACCGATGGCACCAAAATAGAATCCGTAGCCGGCCGTTACACCTTTGTTTGGGGCAATGCCCTTAAAACCCAAAAAGAAAAGATGGCCCGGCAGCTCGAAGAGATGTGGGAGTATGCTCAAAGCATTGCTGATGAAGAGGATACCGATCCTACTCCTCCAGATTTTAAAAAAGTCGATAAGGAGAAGGTAGAAAAAACAGCTCAAAAGATTGACAAGATCCTCAAAGGGAATCCTAAAGCCAGCTCTAAAGCAAAAGCAAAAGCCCGCTATATTGCGAAAAATTTTCCTGCCAACCTGGAAAAATATGAGCAACAGGAGCAACTCCTTGGCAACCGAAGCAGTTATAGCAAAACAGATCCCGATGCTACTTTCATGCGAATGAAAGAAGACCATATGAAAAACGGGCAGCTTAAGCCAGGCTACAATGTACAGATCAGTTCCGAAGATCAGTTCATCGTAAATTATACCCTACACCAGGACACCAATGATATTCATACCCTACGGCCTCATCTTGAGAATTATGAATACCTCTATCAAAATCTTCCAGAAACTCTTACTGCTGATGCTGGTTACGGAAGCCAGGAAAACTATGAACTACTCTCTGAAAAAGGAATCAAAGGCTATGTAAAATTCAACACTTTTGATAAAGAACAAAATAAGGCAGGAAAAAAGCGTAAGGAAAAGGCTCCCTTCCACCGGGACCAACTTTATTACAATGAAAAGGAAGATCATTATGTATGTCCGATGGGACAGCGGATGGAGAAAATAGCCCAAGCAACAAAGACCACCAAATCAGGCTACAGGCAAACAGTAAGTAAGTATAGCGCAAAAAATTGCAATGGGTGTCCAATAAGGAATGTTTGTTTTAAAGGAAAATACAATCGGGTAATAGAACGTAACCATGCCCTGGAGCATTACAAACAGAAGGCTAGAGAGCATCTTTTATCTGAAATAGGAGAAATAAAGCGTAGAAAAAGAACGGCTGATGTGGAGCCGGTCTTTGCCCATATCAAATCTAACCGAAATTTTAAACGATTTACACATCGCGGGTTGGATAAAGTGGAATTAGAGTTCGGATTACATGCCCTGGCGCATAATATGAGAAAGAAAAGTGCCTAA
- a CDS encoding hydroxypyruvate isomerase family protein: protein MKRRTFIGTSAAASVGMLAYKTGNAMQPNNNEESKLKNNINHSVCYWCYGSIPLEDFLKSLNDLGIKSVDLIGPKDWPLLKKYNINSSMCNGAEISLTEGWNDPKYHETLIKNYTEMIPKVAAAGYTNLICFSGNRRGMDDAVGLQNCVDGLKKIMPLAEKHGVIIQMELLNSKVNHEDYMCDHTEWGVELCKKLGSDNFKLLYDIYHMQIMEGDIIRNIQDYHSYFGHYHTGGNPGRNEINETQELYYPAIMKAILATGYKGHVAQEFIPTWEDKIAALKEGVTICDV, encoded by the coding sequence ATGAAACGAAGAACATTTATAGGAACCTCAGCAGCGGCATCGGTTGGCATGCTGGCTTACAAAACTGGAAATGCAATGCAGCCAAACAATAATGAAGAGTCAAAATTAAAAAACAACATTAATCACAGTGTTTGCTATTGGTGTTATGGGAGCATCCCATTAGAAGATTTTCTAAAGTCCCTAAACGACCTGGGCATAAAAAGCGTTGACCTTATTGGCCCCAAAGACTGGCCATTGCTTAAAAAGTATAATATTAATTCCTCCATGTGCAACGGGGCCGAAATAAGCCTTACGGAAGGATGGAACGACCCCAAATATCATGAGACTTTGATTAAAAATTACACGGAGATGATTCCCAAGGTGGCAGCAGCAGGCTATACCAATCTTATCTGCTTTAGCGGCAATCGAAGGGGAATGGATGATGCCGTTGGACTGCAAAACTGTGTGGACGGACTAAAAAAGATTATGCCTCTGGCAGAAAAACACGGAGTTATCATACAAATGGAGCTATTGAATTCCAAGGTAAACCATGAAGATTACATGTGCGACCATACCGAATGGGGAGTGGAATTGTGCAAAAAATTGGGCTCCGACAATTTTAAACTGCTTTATGACATTTACCATATGCAGATAATGGAGGGCGATATAATTCGCAACATCCAAGACTATCATTCGTACTTTGGACATTACCATACCGGTGGCAACCCAGGAAGAAACGAAATAAACGAAACTCAGGAATTGTATTATCCGGCAATAATGAAGGCTATTTTGGCCACAGGCTATAAAGGACATGTGGCCCAAGAATTTATCCCTACTTGGGAAGATAAAATAGCCGCCCTAAAAGAAGGGGTTACCATTTGCGACGTATAA